A segment of the Amblyomma americanum isolate KBUSLIRL-KWMA chromosome 6, ASM5285725v1, whole genome shotgun sequence genome:
ctctgaggaagcgataagcttttggagagtgaaagaacaaattgagagcgaattgtttaatttgttttgaccagtgctttttggatttcggaaatgagcagagcctgatttgagctttaaccaattcaaaaaggtcttgtggcaaatgcggttcaagcttgttgagagcctcctgctgcgttactcgccttgtgtcgtgccttttcctaatccgactcagtgcctttcggtacctgtcgcttcgagaatgcaacttctcgaagcgctttttggtgcgaggggtgtacacaactgcgcccttcctccgccgactcttgggcgttcctgatgctggtgtcatcactggctgtctgacactctctttggcaccgctgaggccactaggaccagcttcagctgcaaaaaatatataaaaaaagcatatttatgtttgcctcagagcgagacctacatctacatccctcacaaaatcaagattagggtgcagtcacagggctacaggttgccaaacttgcagggcaatgtttttgtgtgaaatgatgaatacagtcgtgccccgttaatatgatcctcgctgatagggacagttttttctggcgaccaactttacgcctcgcttaaatggaaactagttgctcgtaatacagacagggtaatagttaatggatctcattgttatccatgtgttttgcctgcttaatattcagagcaatttttcatgacaagcttgagttaagcaaatggaaaaaaccagaaatattcatgtgcagtaaagcgatacctacacgctgttacgggcctgccgatacccatcatgaatatatcaaggttaccgatgcatactttttcattgaagtggaaggttgtagtttgcaataaattctaatgttttcttgagtacttaccataatcaggtgagtcccatgatgctgatgcaatcactctgatgggtgtgctttgggcagcacctgtcaaataaataaacacactgtGGGAGGCTTCAACCAAGTATTTTAATTCTCAGGTGCACATTTTTAGCCTGGCTACGCAGCGTGTATGTGAATGGTAAGCAACAGGCTAGTGAAGCAATTTTAAGAACAAGTACCTGAGAAGGCTATCCAATGTTTTCATTGAGCTGAATGAAAAATtacctgtaaatataattctgtacagataacacaggggtccaccacgtaaacaatgcattcatacatatgcacacagaaaaatatatgaaatactagttggtgagcataaagttaacacttgtttcttctcttctgaaacaaatgtctggcatccgaagtagtggtacagtaagatgtgccgacgtgcacctaattattgcacaccacgacataattgcacactgctgctattgcagagggttaatttattacgtgcaaatctgcagcaatagtgctgcagtctattgttgaattttcaTAGATTATCACTGCACTATTAGTGCATTGCACCTACCTTCTTCGTCAGCTGGGGGAGGGGGCGTAGTCTGCACATCAGTGAGCTGCGGGGCACGTGAAGAGTGTGGGTCGTCTGCAATTAAACGACCGCTTAGACACTCCCAATCTAAAGAAATCAGCCAGCAAAGTAATtacatatgtttatttttttgtgctatgacagagccctcagcataagtaatactgcattacagggttagcctgaaccaaatgaaaagttcttcatttcaagctgtaatgtaaaacagatcctgacttagtgcacctacctgtgtcatggacagcagaatctgcaccagcaattgtgcctagcccaagtgttgatggcaacggcaagtagtctgaaatataggtaccacttagttactcccaaggaaaacaaaccaactggtgtagtgagacattaggaatgttttcctatgcaagattgcaggaagacttaccgtgaccaagcatgacttccactggtgcagcagtggactgtagtggtgaagcggattcaatgcctatgcgaacaaggaaaaaaagatagccaatcaagctctgcatagcagcaccttctgctcagtgcacagtatggccttgatgttctatttggaacggtttctcttgctgggagttagtgtgatcttaaattgggcttaaatcgtttttgtgagtttgtaggcagttacgattaaaaaggaaaaatttgtgcgatcaatataccgcgacatacaaaatagcacagcagcacacaggaagaagaatgaaaacacacaaacgaacactttactgtgaaccacgaggccataaattcacttgatgtgcattgtaggaaatacaaatcaaactgcaaacctatctatgaagcgtgcaatgtcaccactattaatgcttgcaaacttattcccgaaatcattcaggaagaaatcagatagcctaagtgacatgtgcatcgctaaatatcctggcgggttgctcctcaaagaaccatttttaccttagaaaccggtaaaatgtttaccctccatgcttgcacaatatgcggccacttcatgtataattaccgcctcgtgtgtcacaataagctgctggcagtttgtgcgtgtgtgtgttctttcttgaccctgtgtgctattttggagtgaattcgcgcagtctgccctctattcaccgcagcgaacagtaagtaataatgacaagaatactaaacatagagttgtaaaaattattttcctcactGCTGCTGGAGTGCACTATCCAGCATCTGATTGTTAATATGGTTAAGAGAAATTTAAGCTACAACATGGTACACAACTGCAGTCTGATGCAACTGAAACAATGGCCACATGACATTGAAGCAGGAAAGTTTTGTGCCCGGGAAGTGATGTTTGCAGTTAGCCTCTATGAATGCAATTGTTCCCTTTGGTCTTACATTTACAGGATGGGTTTTTCTGAAAATAGTGCCCTCACCTTGTGCCGCACCTCCTTCATAGAAATCTGCAACAAAAAAGCCACAGGATACACTGAGGGATCAAGCTTGGGAAGAATTTACTGGGAGAGGAATTTTGCTTACCCGGGTGCACCAAGGCTCTCAGACGAGGCTCATGCACCTTCACGGAAGGGACTGCTTCATGCGTGAGCCTTGTGCAGGCATCACTAGTGAAGCAATCCCTCGTGAAGTGCTTTGAGCAGAGCCTGTATGTTTTGTAGACCTTTTCCCTTGGTGTCTCCAGGAGTTCAAGCCTATTGGCATATTTCAGCCAAATGGAGAATCTGAAAAACAGCCAAATAACATGATTTCATACATTTTAAAGGTTTGCATACCTCACTTCAGGAATGCTTATTAGCATCTCCTTACACAGCAAAGGGGTACGAACATTATATAACATATATGCGTGAAAACAACTGTGGcaggatgcaagcaaaataagacagcagtttgtaacaatgtgccacagcctgctagtctattgctatgctggccaatcgaaacgatgaatgaaatcacctttttaatgtctggctatgatcgacaagccagaacctttaaaattcttgagcttatgttttcttttgtgatctgcttttggtttaggtaacaataactagttctttgttccaactgctttttgggtgcggcataattttgtgcagcagatagaaatggggacagagcttcactgcagacttaagctctatctgatcatagcaattattccactcacacttttctctaggtaactgcatactaaccaccacccatgattcgttcttttctaattcctccattaaacacaagtgccaatgtagctatgctatggcagacagctgcttgcccacaaatttgaagtctggattaagaacagcaggtaaatgaaccagtaggcacagtttttcatcttttgctttcactgtgataaaatgggaagtgtgaaagggatgtgagcagaacatcaacaggaaacactgctctttcaagaaactgaaggtgcaggcaaatagcatgggtccagaagaaggggaaaaagtgcttaagcaagggaaatgtcccaaaaaagacacagacaagaagaaagcgaccttcgccttcccctcacccacccgccggaaacgagcgtttccggcgtactaggcgaaactatttgcgagcttcccaaaagctgtcaaggacaaggcgcgagataagagacatatgtgaggagatgggaataatgcggagagttcagagccctccaaggtcagtcgtgcgccccgcgagcgagcagcgtagaggacagccggggtggagtgtggagcgaaatttacaatgctggagcggcagcactacggtaggcaatagtttcgagaaacgcttccacggagtacatgggtggttgagcgcggatatcgcgaggaaaagctccggtaaaagtaagaaaaacaagaccggcggactttctatatgcggctcacggcgtgcaatggactttcagcgcggtgtccaacactagtggtgttagtctgaacagctcgataatttatgtgacgtgcatcactgctgcagaaaccatgcacgaacacgcaagaaataatattcaagcgcgctgaactccgtaaagaaacagccaaactgagcattacaattactccgctgacgacgctataggcacagaagttagaatattcatatttaaaatacactctgagggcaccggaatctgcggggaataagcttttaaaggcagcgagaaaagtcagtgagtcagacacacacacacacacatgcgaacAAGCAAGCAAGGTAACTAACGGTCCCACGCTTACGAGAGGCAACGGCTGTTGGGCCATCTCAAACTGCAGCACCTtcccttaattttgctttaatgtccttaaacgtacttatcaaactcatctcgcaaaaccaaagccactgcagtaAACAGCGCCAGGTAAAACTAGTTCTATTCCGTCGGCAATTTCAAATGGTAACGACCAAGGGCGGTCAAAACAAAGGCACAGCGGTCGCCAACGGCTATGCAAAGAGGGATACGATAGTCAGTGAATTCATAAATACCTGTGGTCAGAAGGTAATCTGAAGAGATGTTCTCCACTCTTGCCGgatgtgctgcaccacttcgcgcaacaatacatatgcgacatgacgctgaggacggtaatcacgctggtccagtgcgcacgtcgcgtcggcagtcgctcgcgtagtttcgctatgcttgcgccggtcgctgtcgtctgctgccactgcgctgcagcgttgcccgcggcggcactggcggcgcagacgcgttgtgtcattttcgcaatttatttctttgatatactatttttaatgcttacgactggttatattttcattcataagcatgtttgtgttgtctactatggtcgagaaattttactttttattaggcttgactccagccgcgtttgctgccagataccaggatcgctgcaatcgttccgaccgtggcgacacttacggcgcggacgcgcaacttgcaacatgccacagcactgacctcatcgtcttcgcggacagcttgcgccacctggcaacactaggtggcaatattccggcggcggcgcagacaaatccggtatcggtgacgctgttattccatgataggtgcagtgttcatcgaggctgatgagcacgtgtgatgaagatccagggtaagcagccagcaaagcggcaaaaaccagttggacggtg
Coding sequences within it:
- the LOC144094172 gene encoding uncharacterized protein LOC144094172 isoform X2; the encoded protein is MTQRVCAASAAAGNAAAQWQQTTATGASIAKLRERLPTRRAHWTSVITVLSVMSHMYCCAKWCSTSGKSGEHLFRLPSDHRFSIWLKYANRLELLETPREKVYKTYRLCSKHFTRDCFTSDACTRLTHEAVPSVKVHEPRLRALVHPDFYEGGAAQGIESASPLQSTAAPVEVMLGHDYLPLPSTLGLGTIAGADSAVHDTDDPHSSRAPQLTDVQTTPPPPADEEVCLFI